One window from the genome of Schistocerca piceifrons isolate TAMUIC-IGC-003096 chromosome 1, iqSchPice1.1, whole genome shotgun sequence encodes:
- the LOC124783869 gene encoding odorant receptor 43a-like, translated as MVGRALQMAETSYEDGSDDQLYQQLVTNVRHHLIILRTVNLLEAAMSKSIIILLFVNMGGLCFNLLVVGMLLQAGGGVTRPLTLAATIPFLLYQTGMFCVFGQMVTDQSEELMISAFRCGWNESDARFRHSLLIFMVMVNRPLEITVGKTCILSREMFLQVLNGSYTLFNMFYQVHSTS; from the exons ATGGTAGGTAGAGCACTTCAAATGGCAGAAACATCCTACGAAGATGGCTCTGACGACCAGTTGTACCAACAACTAGTGACCAACGTTCGCCATCATCTGATCATCCTCAG AACTGTCAACCTCTTGGAGGCAGCAATGAGCAAATCGATTATAATTCTCCTCTTCGTTAACATGGGCGGCTTATGTTTTAACCTCCTCGTTGTCGGTATG CTGTTGCAGGCCGGTGGGGGAGTGACAAGACCCCTGACTCTGGCCGCCACGATACCCTTCCTGCTGTACCAGACTGGCATGTTCTGCGTCTTCGGGCAGATGGTAACCGACCAG AGCGAGGAACTGATGATTTCTGCATTCAGATGCGGATGGAACGAGAGCGACGCCCGTTTTAGACACAGCCTGCTTATCTTCATGGTGATGGTAAATCGACCTCTAGAGATCACAGTTGGCAAAACCTGCATACTCTCCAGAGAGATGTTCCTACAG GTACTGAACGGATCATACACATTGTTCAACATGTTTTATCAAGTTCATAGTACTTCGTGA